A window from Solanum stenotomum isolate F172 chromosome 5, ASM1918654v1, whole genome shotgun sequence encodes these proteins:
- the LOC125866192 gene encoding GRF1-interacting factor 3-like isoform X2, translated as MQYLDENKTLILAILDHQNLGKLAECAQYQAKLQKNLMYLAAIADAQPQSPALPTQMAPHPAMPQGGFYMQHPQAAAMTQQQGMFTSKMPLQFNNPQQLHDQQQLQHQQLQRQQQGMQLGGANSGMHSTLGSTNNVSQLTTSGAGDARGGNKQDNSEAGADGQASSVTAQVSEERK; from the exons ATGCAGTACCTGGACGAGAACAAGACATTGATTTTGGCCATATTGGACCATCAAAATCTTGGGAAACTAGCTGAATGTGCACA GTACCAGGCTAAACTTCAGAAGAACTTGATGTACTTGGCCGCTATTGCTGATGCTCAACCACAATCACCAGCTCTTCCAACGCAA ATGGCTCCTCATCCTGCAATGCCACAAGGAGGATTTTACATGCAGCACCCTCAGGCTGCAGCCATGACTCAACAACAAGGTATGTTTACTTCAAAGATGCCACTGCAGTTCAACAACCCACAGCAACTACACGATCAGCAGCAGCTTCAACATCAACAACTACAGCGACAGCAGCAAGGTATGCAACTTGGAGGTGCCAACAGTGGAATGCACTCCACTCTTGGTAGTACAAATAATGTTAGCCAGCTTACAACTTCAGGTGCTGGTGATGCACGCGGAGGAAACAAACAAGACAACTCTGAAGCGGGTGCTGATGGTCAGGCTAGCTCGGTGACTGCCCAAGTCTCGGAAGAACGCAAGTGA
- the LOC125866192 gene encoding GRF1-interacting factor 3-like isoform X1 yields the protein MQQPPPMIPMMPSFPSPNITTEQIQKYLDENKTLILAILDHQNLGKLAECAQYQAKLQKNLMYLAAIADAQPQSPALPTQMAPHPAMPQGGFYMQHPQAAAMTQQQGMFTSKMPLQFNNPQQLHDQQQLQHQQLQRQQQGMQLGGANSGMHSTLGSTNNVSQLTTSGAGDARGGNKQDNSEAGADGQASSVTAQVSEERK from the exons ATGCAGCAACCACCACCCATGATTCCAATGATGCCCTCTTTTCCTTCTCCTAATATCACTACTGAGCAGATTCAAAAG TACCTGGACGAGAACAAGACATTGATTTTGGCCATATTGGACCATCAAAATCTTGGGAAACTAGCTGAATGTGCACA GTACCAGGCTAAACTTCAGAAGAACTTGATGTACTTGGCCGCTATTGCTGATGCTCAACCACAATCACCAGCTCTTCCAACGCAA ATGGCTCCTCATCCTGCAATGCCACAAGGAGGATTTTACATGCAGCACCCTCAGGCTGCAGCCATGACTCAACAACAAGGTATGTTTACTTCAAAGATGCCACTGCAGTTCAACAACCCACAGCAACTACACGATCAGCAGCAGCTTCAACATCAACAACTACAGCGACAGCAGCAAGGTATGCAACTTGGAGGTGCCAACAGTGGAATGCACTCCACTCTTGGTAGTACAAATAATGTTAGCCAGCTTACAACTTCAGGTGCTGGTGATGCACGCGGAGGAAACAAACAAGACAACTCTGAAGCGGGTGCTGATGGTCAGGCTAGCTCGGTGACTGCCCAAGTCTCGGAAGAACGCAAGTGA